The proteins below are encoded in one region of Glandiceps talaboti chromosome 17, keGlaTala1.1, whole genome shotgun sequence:
- the LOC144448420 gene encoding uncharacterized protein LOC144448420 isoform X3 has translation MELRSYNLMMNKSLLVAVFVLVLVAVKQSYGEPVSKRSVDEDFDDVPFSQAGNIESIANSFTTWLQSLLDQQEGGASVAKRVTADAYMNSKLRQQFYKNQGSALLGVLSALQNGRNQGKRSGDEIEKRNASEALLATLLRQRLISKLRDATRESIMSSSMSQRGGRRS, from the exons ATGGAACTCAG GTCTTACAACTTAATGATGAACAAATCACTTCTAGTAGCAGTATTTGTATTAGTCTTGGTAGCAGTAAAACAGAGTTATGGGGAACCAGT AAGCAAACGCAGTGTAGATGAAGACTTTGATGACGTACCCTTTTCGCAAGCTGGAAATATTGAATCAATCGCTAATTCATTTACAACATGGTTACAAAGTTTACTTGATCAACAAGAGGGAGGTGCTAGCGTAGC AAAACGTGTAACTGCCGATGCCTATATGAATTCTAAGCTGAGACAACAATTTTACAAGAACCAGGGTTCAGCTCTTCTGGGTGTTCTTTCGGCGCTACAAAATGGACGTAACCAAGGAAAGCGAAGTGGGGACGAAAT TGAGAAGAGGAACGCCAGTGAAGCTTTGCTTGCCACACTGCTGAGACAGAGACTAATATCAAAATTGAGGGATGCCACTAGAGAAAGCATCATGTCAAGTTCAATGTCACAAAGAGGGGGCAGAAGGTCGTAG
- the LOC144448420 gene encoding uncharacterized protein LOC144448420 isoform X2, whose translation MMNKSLLVAVFVLVLVAVKQSYGEPVSKRSVDEDFDDVPFSQAGNIESIANSFTTWLQSLLDQQEGGASVAVKRVASEALLSTRVSEMIQRRALASFYKAVKKLQAQGDIRIAPSKRVTADAYMNSKLRQQFYKNQGSALLGVLSALQNGRNQGKRSGDEIEKRNASEALLATLLRQRLISKLRDATRESIMSSSMSQRGGRRS comes from the exons ATGATGAACAAATCACTTCTAGTAGCAGTATTTGTATTAGTCTTGGTAGCAGTAAAACAGAGTTATGGGGAACCAGT AAGCAAACGCAGTGTAGATGAAGACTTTGATGACGTACCCTTTTCGCAAGCTGGAAATATTGAATCAATCGCTAATTCATTTACAACATGGTTACAAAGTTTACTTGATCAACAAGAGGGAGGTGCTAGCGTAGC AGTCAAAAGGGTAGCTTCAGAGGCTCTCCTTTCAACAAGGGTATCAGAAATGATTCAGAGACGGGCACTAGCGTCGTTCTATAAAgctgtaaaaaaattacaagCACAAGGTGACATAAGGATAGCGCCATC AAAACGTGTAACTGCCGATGCCTATATGAATTCTAAGCTGAGACAACAATTTTACAAGAACCAGGGTTCAGCTCTTCTGGGTGTTCTTTCGGCGCTACAAAATGGACGTAACCAAGGAAAGCGAAGTGGGGACGAAAT TGAGAAGAGGAACGCCAGTGAAGCTTTGCTTGCCACACTGCTGAGACAGAGACTAATATCAAAATTGAGGGATGCCACTAGAGAAAGCATCATGTCAAGTTCAATGTCACAAAGAGGGGGCAGAAGGTCGTAG
- the LOC144448420 gene encoding uncharacterized protein LOC144448420 isoform X1, giving the protein MELRSYNLMMNKSLLVAVFVLVLVAVKQSYGEPVSKRSVDEDFDDVPFSQAGNIESIANSFTTWLQSLLDQQEGGASVAVKRVASEALLSTRVSEMIQRRALASFYKAVKKLQAQGDIRIAPSKRVTADAYMNSKLRQQFYKNQGSALLGVLSALQNGRNQGKRSGDEIEKRNASEALLATLLRQRLISKLRDATRESIMSSSMSQRGGRRS; this is encoded by the exons ATGGAACTCAG GTCTTACAACTTAATGATGAACAAATCACTTCTAGTAGCAGTATTTGTATTAGTCTTGGTAGCAGTAAAACAGAGTTATGGGGAACCAGT AAGCAAACGCAGTGTAGATGAAGACTTTGATGACGTACCCTTTTCGCAAGCTGGAAATATTGAATCAATCGCTAATTCATTTACAACATGGTTACAAAGTTTACTTGATCAACAAGAGGGAGGTGCTAGCGTAGC AGTCAAAAGGGTAGCTTCAGAGGCTCTCCTTTCAACAAGGGTATCAGAAATGATTCAGAGACGGGCACTAGCGTCGTTCTATAAAgctgtaaaaaaattacaagCACAAGGTGACATAAGGATAGCGCCATC AAAACGTGTAACTGCCGATGCCTATATGAATTCTAAGCTGAGACAACAATTTTACAAGAACCAGGGTTCAGCTCTTCTGGGTGTTCTTTCGGCGCTACAAAATGGACGTAACCAAGGAAAGCGAAGTGGGGACGAAAT TGAGAAGAGGAACGCCAGTGAAGCTTTGCTTGCCACACTGCTGAGACAGAGACTAATATCAAAATTGAGGGATGCCACTAGAGAAAGCATCATGTCAAGTTCAATGTCACAAAGAGGGGGCAGAAGGTCGTAG